One Eurosta solidaginis isolate ZX-2024a chromosome 5, ASM4086904v1, whole genome shotgun sequence DNA segment encodes these proteins:
- the LOC137252194 gene encoding uncharacterized protein gives MFLKDLIPYAKLDTFKEELLKQRTFINVGVFTWIIGMLLMCIIFMSLMIVKVASTAEYYQNQTAALRTRNIQSYNPTNTDTTLPTILQIDGQEVQLRTELPAVHSVRPRTRPLRTPNHITIDGLEEMRAQLQQQQQQQLQQYQQQQQEQQQQEKLHAKERAEAAYLLERADIGAVAGGSSGGGGGNGETAGSSNRVYEQPIYDTWRTKARRPPPPPFVGAKGGAFSIGDGKSSVIDNEYQPSVALNGEQQQQQRQSLHLYEQLPKHASTITPVRSDLRDQIPRPPRLTSRQPSMLLNRRQYPDIPINGSYRNEDKPKPFHFPHEGPLPHSFKKPEGERGEVNNIQEILHQLQLGGGPTKVPQMVMMPTGLHIAGTLKNFKSSGIANFFRSKRNKKQMQFAIPMPLPMNMNMQMLKPYPAPMVSMMPQVPYQQRIAMDQIYPFKPRSPNDINLLALQQQMQGNRSKNKKKNKQKQTNPPANMMLQQFSNQHPYATHADPFLANYQPLLEFNEAQKSKMTRVPLKVNLDIYPVMPPAKDFKPSGLAYDASKLVSSTRRPHVVRNPFLDYHPMSVIPSTAAYGFSHHAYEQPSFAPFRFPSSAQPPLQMHFAQPSNMRMNFPGQLSQHSQFQAPFMPFDPTQHLNDARSFSASGPTGSNANRNEILVHLNLFPKNQQNALSAPTSNNPFYSNVPNTNRNIIMEERESMSPVEPRQQRSNSNSTNSPEQQVSRSDNSDPEGLVDFEHPIVAADVTDLPEPAALVGNKQETSANATFYDRNEGHSTFQRYNDSAADQAVGRMATEAQTASLFRFPVEDLIRFQVDDAL, from the exons ATGTTTTTGAAGGATCTAATTCCATATGCTAAATTGGATACTTTTAAAGAGGAATTGCTCAAACAGCGCACATTTATAAACGTGGGCGTATTCACGTGGATTATCGGAATGTTGCTCATGTGTATAATATTT ATGTCACTGATGATAGTGAAGGTCGCATCCACAGCGGAGTATTATCAAAACCAAACTGCAGCGTTACGTACGCGAAATATACAAAGCTACAATCCGACGAATACAGATACAACGCTACCAACAATATTACAAATTGACGGCCAAGAAGTACAGTTGCGCACAGAGTTGCCAGCCGTGCATTCAGTACGTCCGCGCACGCGTCCATTAAGAACACCAAATCATATAACAATTGATGGCTTAGAGGAAATGCGTGCacagctacagcaacaacaacaacagcaactgcaACAGTATCAGCAGCAACAGCAAGAGCAACAACAGCAG GAAAAGTTGCATGCAAAAGAACGCGCCGAAGCAGCATATTTACTAGAGCGTGCGGATATTGGAGCAGTTGCAGGAGGTAGTAGTGGCGGTGGAGGAGGCAATGGCGAAACTGCTGGTAGCAGTAATCGGGTCTATGAGCAACCCATTTATGACACATGGCGCACGAAAGCGAGACGACCTCCACCGCCACCGTTCGTTGGCGCTAAAGGCGGTGCATTTTCTATAGGCGATGGAAAGTCCAGCGTTATAGACAACGAATATCAACCAAGTGTAGCACTAAATGgtgaacaacaacagcaacaaaggcaATCATTGCATTTGTATGAGCAGTTGCCAAAACACGCGTCAACAATTACGCCGGTGCGAAGTGATTTGCGTGATCAAATACCACGGCCTCCCCGACTCACTTCTCGTCAACCATCAATGTTGCTTAATAGACGTCAATACCCCGATATACCGATTAATGGTTCGTATCGGAATGAGGACAAACCGAAACCCTTTCACTTTCCACACGAGGGACCATTACCGCATTCATTCAAAAAGCCTGAGGGCGAACGCGgtgaagtaaataatatacaaGAAATTCTACACCAGTTGCAGTTGGGTGGTGGCCCGACCAAAGTGCCGCAAATGGTAATGATGCCGACAGGTTTGCATATCGCTGGAACGCTCAAGAATTTCAAGTCTAGCGGTATAGCGAACTTCTTTCGCAGCAAACGAAATAAGAAACAAATGCAATTCGCCATACCAATGCCGCTGCCAATGAATATGAATATGCAAATGCTAAAGCCTTATCCAGCGCCAATGGTGAGTATGATGCCACAAGTGCCCTATCAGCAGCGCATCGCTATGGATCAGATATATCCCTTCAAACCGCGCTCACCAAATGATATTAATTTGTTAGCGCTGCAACAACAAATGCAAGGAAATCGTtccaagaataagaagaaaaacaaACAGAAGCAAACAAACCCACCAGCAAACATGATGCTTCAGCAATTTAGCAATCAACATCCCTACGCCACACACGCCGATCCATTCTTAGCAAATTATCAACCTCTGCTCGAGTTTAATGAAGCGCAAAAGTCAAAAATGACGCGCGTACCACTCAAAGTCAATTTAGATATTTATCCGGTGATGCCACCTGCGAAAGATTTCAAACCATCTGGGCTTGCTTATGATGCATCTAAATTGGTTTCCTCTACACGACGTCCACATGTTGTACGCAATCCGTTTCTCGATTACCATCCCATGTCAGTGATACCTTCTACAGCCGCTTACGGCTTCAGCCACCATGCATACGAGCAACCGAGCTTTGCGCCCTTCAGATTCCCATCATCCGCACAGCCGCCATTGCAAATGCATTTCGCACAACCAAGCAATATGCGTATGAATTTCCCCGGCCAGTTGTCGCAGCACTCACAATTTCAAGCCCCTTTTATGCCGTTTGATCCCACACAACACTTGAATGATGCACGTAGTTTTAGTGCTAGCGGTCCAACCGGCAGTAATGCGAATCGCAATgaaattttggtgcatttaaatctTTTCCCCAAAAACCAACAGAATGCTTTATCAGCGCCAACGTCGAATAATCCTTTTTATAGTAATGTACCAAATACGAATCGTAATATAATTATGGAAGAACGTGAGTCTATGTCGCCCGTGGAACCACGTCAACAGCGTAGCAACTCGAATTCTACTAATTCACCCGAACAGCAAGTTTCTCGTAGTGATAATTCTGATCCGGAAGGTTTAGTAGATTTTGAACATCCTATTGTTGCTGCTGATGTTACCGATCTACCAGAGCCTGCTGCTTTGGTCGGCAATAAGCAGGAAACTTCGGCGAATGCAACATTTTATGATCGTAATGAGGGTCACAGCACTTTTCAGCGTTACAATGATTCGGCAGCAGATCAAGCTGTAGGTCGCATGGCTACTGAGGCGCAAACTGCTTCGCTTTTTCGTTTCCCCGTTGAAGATTTGATACGATTTCAGGTAGATGATGCATTGTAG
- the LOC137253318 gene encoding uncharacterized protein, with protein sequence MRSAFIILALCVAGICADANRDTFLRVARAAGGYDYPPPSIPFPEPTPPRPTPPPTYLPPTNKPKPTTRPPPPPVTRPPAPPVTRPPPPPTRPPPTYLPPTNKPQPPAPKPTTRPPPPPVTRPPAPPVTRPPPPPVTRPPPTYLPPTNKPQPPAPKPTTRPPPPPVTRPPPPPVTRPPIERTTYVYTVPQKPLTYPPPTNKPQPPAPKPTTRPPTPPVTRPPVTRPPPTYLPPTNKPQPPAPKPTTRPPPPPVTRPPPPPVTRAPIERTTYVYTVPQKPLTYPPPTNKPQPPAPRPTTRPPSPVTRPPVPTYLPPTNKPQPPAPKPTTRPPPPVTRPPVPTYLPPTNKPQPPAPKPTTRPPPPVTRPPPPRPTTPGPTYLPPTNKPQPPSPKPTTRPPPPPVTRPPPPPVTRPPPPPVTRPPPTYLPPTNKPQPPAPKPTTRPPPPVTRPPAPTYLPPTNKPLPPAPKPTTRPPPPVTRPPPPQTTRPTTPGPTYLPPTNKPQPPAPKPTTRPPPPVTRPPPPKPTTRPPPPVTRPPSTYLPPTNKPQPPAPKPTTRPPPVTRPPPPPVTRPPPTYLPPTSKPQPPAPKPSTRPPPPPVTRPPPPPVTRPPPPKTTRPTPPRTTPGPTYLPPTNKPQPPAPKPTTRPPPPVTRPTPPRTTRPPPPPVTRPPPTYLPPTNKPQPPAPKPTTRPPPPVTRPTPPRTTRPPPPPVTRPPPTYLPPTNKPQPPAPRPTTRPPPVTRPPLPVTYPPPTYLPPTNKPQPPAPKPTTRPPPPVTRPPPPQPKPTPQENGYKYPRPSIPFDF encoded by the exons ATG AGGAGCGCTTTTATTATTCTGGCGCTATGCGTCGCTGGAATTTGCGCTGACGCCAACAGGGATACATTTTTA agAGTAGCGCGCGCAGCTGGAGGATATGATTATCCACCGCCTAGTATTCCATTCCCTGAACCAACACCACCGAGGCCTACACCTCCGCCAACATATTTGCCGCCCACTAACAAACCTAAGCCGACAACACGTCCGCCACCACCACCGGTGACGCGACCGCCAGCACCACCCGTGACTCGTCCACCACCTCCACCGACGAGACCGCCACCAACTTATTTGCCACCAACAAATAAGCCACAACCACCAGCACCAAAGCCAACAACACGTCCACCACCACCGCCAGTGACGCGACCACCAGCACCACCAGTGACTCGTCCGCCGCCTCCACCGGTGACTAGACCTCCTCCAACTTATTTGCCACCCACAAATAAGCCACAACCACCAGCACCAAAGCCAACAACACGTCCACCACCACCGCCAGTGACGcgtccaccaccaccaccagtgACTCGTCCACCTATTGAACGTACAACCTACGTCTACACAGTTCCGCAAAAGCCATTAACATATCCTCCACCTACCAACAAGCCACAACCGCCAGCACCAAAGCCAACAACACGTCCACCAACACCGCCGGTAACTAGACCACCAGTGACAAGACCTCCACCAACTTATTTGCCACCTACAAATAAACCACAGCCACCTGCACCAAAGCCAACAACGcgtccaccaccaccaccagtgACTCGTCCACCTCCACCACCAGTCACCCGTGCACCTATTGAACGTACAACCTACGTCTACACAGTTCCGCAAAAACCATTAACATATCCTCCACCTACCAACAAGCCACAACCACCAGCTCCAAGGCCAACAACACGTCCACCATCACCAGTGACACGTCCACCTGTACCGACATATTTGCCACCAACTAATAAACCTCAACCACCAGCACCTAAGCCAACAACAAGGCCACCACCACCAGTGACACGTCCACCTGTACCGACCTATTTGCCACCAACTAATAAACCTCAACCACCAGCACCTAAGCCAACAACAAGGCCGCCACCACCTGTCACACGTCCTCCACCACCACGGCCTACTACTCCAGGCCCAACATACTTACCGCCTACTAACAAGCCTCAGCCACCATCACCAAAACCAACTACCcgcccaccaccaccaccagTGACACGTCCACCACCTCCACCCGTTACTCGTCCACCACCACCACCGGTAACGAGGCCACCACCAACTTATTTGCCGCCTACAAATAAACCTCAGCCACCAGCACCTAAGCCAACAACACGCCCACCACCACCAGTAACACGTCCACCTGCACCAACCTATTTGCCACCCACTAATAAACCTCTACCGCCAGCACCGAAACCAACGACAAGACCACCACCACCAGTAACACGTCCCCCACCACCACAGACAACTCGACCAACAACACCTGGTCCCACGTACTTGCCACCAACCAATAAACCACAACCACCTGCTCCAAAGCCTACTACACGCCCGCCACCACCCGTAACTCGTCCTCCACCACCTAAGCCAACAACGCGTCCACCACCGCCAGTTACTAGGCCACCATCAACATATTTGCCACCTACAAACAAACCGCAGCCTCCTGCACCGAAGCCAACAACGCGTCCACCTCCAGTAACCagaccaccaccaccaccagttACTAGGCCACCACCAACATATTTACCACCCACAAGTAAACCACAGCCTCCAGCACCAAAACCGAGTACAcgcccaccaccaccaccagTGACGCGTCCACCACCTCCGCCAGTGACTCGACCTCCACCACCTAAAACAACTCGTCCAACTCCACCACGTACTACACCCGGTCCAACTTACTTACCGCCAACAAATAAACCACAGCCACCAGCACCTAAGCCAACAACACGTCCACCTCCGCCTGTGACACGTCCAACTCCACCAAGAACTACTCGTCCTCCACCTCCTCCAGTTACAAGGCCACCACCGACTTATCTGCCTCCTACTAATAAACCGCAGCCGCCAGCACCCAAACCAACCACACGTCCACCTCCGCCAGTGACACGACCAACTCCACCAAGAACTACTCGCCCTCCACCACCACCAGTGACACGTCCACCACCTACATACTTGCCACCTACCAACAAACCACAACCTCCAGCGCCTAGACCTACAACGCGACCACCACCGGTGACACGCCCACCACTTCCAGTGACATACCCACCACCGACATACTTGCCACCTACAAATAAACCACAACCACCAGCACCCAAACCAACAACACGTCCACCACCACCAGTGACGCGTCCTCCACCACCACAACCAAAACCAACTCCTCAGGAAAATGGCTACAAATATCCTAGACCAAGCATTCCTTTTGATTTTTAG